One Dermacentor andersoni chromosome 6, qqDerAnde1_hic_scaffold, whole genome shotgun sequence genomic window carries:
- the LOC140219086 gene encoding neprilysin-like: protein MPKPTSRRRHAEKHPHQESKPSQSGPRPDRHRDAAFPKSTAGTGTTVISPQCPSVHAYTGANGKPRDEGTQSRLSAQPSSRFVASPRQTQDGVGSLTSTSSEFQLQLQPVSAVASAQSSPLGGSSPRLDVATGVRANLAIASVVDTWQEPRAPHIGVSDELREKPAEAPAAAQARAGTAAEELEQQAPSQQSPQVKTHGDVSAAKAVVGSQSNHGHATKAKASFAVPTRKRTAADLYHSLENLGKFAETTPEPGTPRPTHFPTRKLITFTVACVGVGVLFMFAVFVAIAKKPIAVASNLCRTKDCDQHAMLLTSRLDPKLDPCEDFAAFVCSAWRASRTHREQARSVIDDLRFTWYDRFDNTLRRGALSLTAARKPRAMYTMCRHYFPANLSQMALIFNHIKQYNMQWPKPPTKPQDPLSMLVLLSYKWELHFWITVNMLESSLSGKRRILVRPGLYLSILLNQHETVAQCYVQYWKQYLVFLYPNVSTRPNVNEKVVNEVLRIEEDVLNSLQAMAASPRKSPALFSFGKVRAYVPNASVTLWRQAFQRGMSLQPALTDDDEIAVSDVSYIRTVSELLAKYSVVQLNMHITWLALQYYAPVADYSVLVGYYGSREKAKEYLPVYCAHKTEAAYKVLVQALGFHARFTDQDRTAIDAGFQSLMSTAVGKINSARWMGDEQRARAVDKVASIRMALWPPQSLLDNDMLERLYANFPEKAPSFAQYWIQALQAAARMNRTPEFSEALLLLGSHFSTYADYDYISNVVQVAMGAVAKPAYYSHGTKGMLYGGLLFLVALQLVRAIDDEGIRWAPNGIALDDSTFSAPALEAYRARSQCQHGADDSGSAFPDVPALEIAYSALEESRFRNESEPTALSEDLPELKVFFMTLCYMACASPGGRNSIAADCNKVVRNSWAFADEFRCPKGSKMNPEKKCSFFA from the exons ATGCCGAAGCCGACCAGTAGGCGCCGACATGCCGAGAAACATCCGCACCAAGAGTCCAAGCCCAGCCAAAGCGGACCAAGGCCCGATCGGCACCGCGATGCTGCCTTTCCAAAGTCCACTGCGGGAACCGGAACCACCGTCATCAGCCCGCAATGCCCCAGTGTCCACGCTTACACTGGGGCCAATGGAAAACCCAGGGACGAAGGCACGCAGTCACGGCTGTCGGCGCAGCCTTCTTCGCGTTTCGTCGCCAGTCCTCGCCAGACGCAAGATGGCGTCGGATCG CTTACATCAACCAGCTCCGAGTTCCAGCTTCAACTGCAACCCGTGTCCGCGGTGGCGTCGGCTCAATCATCGCCGCTAGGCGGTTCGTCCCCGAGACTCGACGTGGCCACGGGAGTACGCGCGAACCTCGCGATCGCCAGTGTTGTCGACACCTGGCAAGAACCCCGCGCGCCTCATATTGGTGTTTCGGACGAGCTCCGGGAGAAACCCGCCGAGGCGCCGGCAGCAGCGCAGGCTCGCGCTGGTACCGCAGCGGAGGAGCTCGAGCAGCAGGCGCCCAGCCAACAGTCACCGCAGGTCAAGACGCACGGCGACGTTTCGGCGGCCAAAGCAGTTGTG GGCAGCCAAAGCAACCACGGACACGCCACCAAAGCCAAGGCCTCATTTGCTGTCCCAACCAGGAAGCGCACTGCTGCGGACCTGTACCATTCCTTGGAGAATCTCGGAAAATTT GCAGAGACGACTCCGGAGCCAGGGACGCCAAGACCGACACATTTCCCGACAAGGAAGCTAATCACATTCACCGTGGCATGTGTGGGCGTTGGCGTGCTCTTCATGTTTGCCGTGTTCGTAGCCATCGCGAAGAAGCCTATTGCGGTGGCCTCCAACCTATGCCGAACCAAAGACTGCGACCAGCACGCGATGCTGCTCACCAGCCGCCTCGACCCGAAGCTCGACCCTTGCGAGGATTTCGCTGCCTTCGTGTGTTCTGCGTGGCGGGCGTCGCGGACGCACAGGGAACAAGCAAGATCGGTCATAGATGACCTGCGCTTCACCTGGTACGACCGCTTCGACAACACCTTGAGAAGGGGCGCGCTAAGCCTTACCGCGGCAAGGAAACCGCGCGCAATGTACACCATGTGCCGGCACTACTTCCCTGCAAATCTTTCGCAGATGGCCTTAATATTCAACCACATCAAACAGTACAATATGCAATGGCCGAAGCCACCCACGAAGCCACAGGATCCGTTGAGTATGCTCGTCTTGCTGAGCTACAAGTGGGAGCTGCACTTCTGGATCACGGTCAACATGCTGGAGTCCTCCCTCAGCGGCAAGCGACGCATCCTAGTCAGACCGGGTCTGTACCTCTCGATTCTGCTTAATCAACACGAGACGGTCGCACAGTGCTATGTCCAGTACTGGAAGCAGTACCTGGTATTCTTGTATCCAAATGTCAGCACTCGCCCAAATGTAAACGAGAAGGTTGTTAACGAGGTACTCAGGATTGAAGAAGACGTGCTCAACAGCTTGCAAGCCATGGCCGCGTCCCCTCGCAAGAGCCCCGCGCTGTTTTCCTTTGGCAAAGTACGCGCCTACGTTCCGAACGCTTCCGTCACCCTGTGGCGCCAGGCCTTCCAGAGAGGCATGTCGCTGCAGCCGGCGCTAACCGACGACGACGAGATTGCCGTTAGCGACGTATCGTACATCAGGACGGTCTCTGAGCTACTGGCCAAGTACAGTGTAGTGCAGCTCAACATGCACATAACGTGGCTGGCTCTGCAGTATTACGCCCCCGTAGCCGACTACTCCGTTCTCGTGGGCTATTACGGCAGCAGAGAGAAGGCGAAAGAGTACCTGCCGGTTTATTGCGCGCACAAGACAGAGGCCGCTTACAAAGTGCTCGTACAGGCCCTCGGCTTCCACGCCCGGTTCACGGACCAAGACAGAACGGCGATCGACGCCGGCTTTCAGAGCCTCATGTCGACAGCGGTGGGAAAGATCAACAGCGCCCGCTGGATGGGCGACGAGCAAAGGGCGAGGGCTGTCGACAAGGTCGCCTCCATACGGATGGCCCTCTGGCCGCCGCAGTCTTTGCTGGACAACGACATGCTTGAGCGACTTTACGCCAACTTTCCCGAGAAAGCGCCGTCGTTTGCCCAATACTGGATCCAGGCGCTGCAAGCTGCAGCCCGAATGAACCGGACGCCGGAGTTCAGCGAGGCGCTTCTGCTGCTCGGGAGCCACTTCTCGACGTATGCTGACTACGACTACATATCTAACGTAGTGCAAGTGGCGATGGGCGCCGTCGCAAAGCCAGCGTACTACAGCCATGGTACCAAGGGCATGTTATATGGCGGCCTGCTCTTCCTCGTGGCTTTGCAGCTAGTCAGGGCCATCGACGACGAAGGGATCAGGTGGGCGCCCAACGGTATCGCGCTCGACGACTCCACCTTCTCGGCTCCTGCGTTAGAGGCGTACAGAGCCAGGTCGCAATGCCAGCACGGCGCCGATGACAGCGGGAGCGCGTTTCCCGACGTGCCCGCACTGGAGATTGCCTACTCCGCGCTGGAGGAATCGCGCTTTCGAAACGAGAGCGAACCCACAGCCCTGAGCGAGGATCTGCCGGAACTGAAGGTTTTCTTCATGACGCTATGCTACATGGCATGCGCTAGCCCCGGTGGTAGAAACAGCATCGCTGCAGATTGCAACAAGGTCGTTCGCAATTCCTGGGCTTTCGCCGATGAGTTCAGGTGTCCAAAGGGCAGCAAAATGAACCCGGAGAAAAAATGTTCGTTCTTCGCGTGA